One stretch of Armigeres subalbatus isolate Guangzhou_Male chromosome 2, GZ_Asu_2, whole genome shotgun sequence DNA includes these proteins:
- the LOC134217929 gene encoding aromatic-L-amino-acid decarboxylase, which yields MNTEEFRVHGKRMIDYICDYGKTIECRDVAPTVDPGFLRHLLPDEAPQKGEDFKRMLEDVEKKIMPNMVHWNHPRFFAYFPSGNSYPSILGDMLSSAIGSIGFSGKSPSNAFGASSPAATELEAIVMDWYAKALDLPAFFRSDTVGSVGGGVLQGSASECALVCMMAARARAIKELKGNNVDVHDSVYLPQLVAYASKEAHSSVEKAAKMAIVKLRVLETDNRGVFRGNTLQEAIQRDLECGLTPFFVVATVGTTSACVFDNIVEIGEVCKQVPSIWFHVDGAYAGNSFILPEMRHFKKGLEYADSFNTNPNKLLLTNFDCSAMWVKEVKLLTSALAVDPLYLQHDHSSAVDYRHYGIPLSRRFRALKLWFVFRSYGIVGLQKYIRNHIALAKRFESLVLLDERFEVRNDVNLGLVCFRLISHDRINRDLLARINHSGKFHMTPAMVRGKYIIRFCVTYEHATAEHIDYAWDEIRNFAEETLAAECPVPTIQQISVTPAINIKKPPKKLTRSMSTRFSFTRSVSREMYERQNSRSQLTDGATPIVIIDTDEILESLQRATAASAAAAQSDHRDRIQKQSELYESDSTDEASN from the exons ATGAAGCACCCCAGAAGGGCGAAGACTTCAAGCGGATGCTCGAGGACGTCGAGAAGAAGATCATGCCCAATATGGTCCACTGGAACCACCCGCGGTTCTTCGCGTACTTCCCGTCGGGCAACTCGTACCCCTCGATCCTTGGCGACATGCTGAGCAGCGCGATCGGGTCAATTGGTTTCTCGGGTAAGTCACCGTCAAATGCGTTCGGC GCTTCGTCGCCGGCTGCCACCGAATTGGAAGCGATCGTCATGGATTGGTACGCAAAAGCGCTAGACTTACCGGCGTTCTTTCGCAGCGATACGGTTGGGAGCGTTGGTGGGGGCGTTCTTCAGGGTTCGGCTTCAGAATGCGCGTTGGTTTGCATGATGGCGGCTAGAGCACGGGCCATCAAAGAGCTCAAAGGAAATAATGTGGATGTTCACGACAGTGTCTACCTGCCGCAACTGGTGGCTTATGCTTCGAAAGAGGCGCATTCTTCGGTTGAGAAGGCTGCTAAAATGGCGATCGTAAAGCTGCGGGTTCTAGAAACTGATAATCGAGGTGTATTCCGAGGTAATACGTTGCAGGAAGCGATTCAGCGTGATTTAGAATGCGGATTGACCCCGTTCTTTGTGGTAGCGACTGTCGGAACAACTTCCGCTTGCGTGTTCGATAACATTGTCGAAATAGGAGAGGTATGCAAGCAGGTTCCCAGCATTTGGTTTCATGTAGACGGAGCGTATGCGGGGAACTCATTCATTCTGCCAGAAATGCGACACTTCAAGAAGGGTTTGGAGTACGCAGATTCGTTCAACACAAATCCCAATAAACTACTGTTAACAAACTTTGACTGTTCAGCCATGTGGGTTAAAGAAGTCaaactgctcacatcggccctCGCCGTAGACCCACTGTATTTACAACACGATCATAGCAGTGCAGTCGATTATCGACATTACGGCATTCCACTGAGTCGTCGTTTCCGAGCGCTGAAATTGTGGTTCGTTTTCCGGTCGTATGGTATAGTTGGACTTCAAAAATACATTCGGAACCACATAGCGTTGGCCAAGCGTTTCGAGTCATTGGTGCTACTGGATGAACGATTTGAAGTGCGTAATGATGTAAaccttggattggtttgtttcAGACTTAT AAGCCATGACCGAATCAATCGTGATTTGTTGGCACGAATCAATCATTCCGGCAAGTTCCATATGACACCCGCTATGGTCAGAGGCAAATACATTATTCGGTTTTGTGTTACATACGAGCATGCAACCGCAGAACATATAG ATTACGCATGGGATGAGATTCGAAACTTCGCCGAGGAAACTCTGGCAGCTGAGTGCCCGGTCCCAACGATCCAGCAAATTTCCGTCACTCCTGCCATCAATATCAAGAAACCACCGAAGAAGCTCACCCGCAGCATGTCCACTCGATTCTCGTTCACCCGCAGTGTGTCTCGCGAGATGTACGAGCGACAAAACAGTCG ATCCCAGCTCACGGATGGAGCCACGCCGATCGTCATTATCGATACGGACGAGATCCTAGAGAGCCTTCAGCGGGCTACGGCGGCGTCGGCCGCGGCGGCTCAATCGGACCACCGCGACCGAATACAGAAACAGTCGGAACTGTACGAATCGGACAGTACGGATGAGGCTAGCAATTGA